The DNA region GTCAATCAGCTTTGGCTAAGGTACCAGACGGATTAGATAATGTGATAGCTGTGGCAGCAGTGTTGGGAGCTGCCACTGGCTATCAGATGATTGTCCGCGATTTAGCCGTTGAAGCTGGGCAGAAGATACTGATTCAAGGTGGTGCGGGACAAGTTGGCGCGATGGCAGTTCAAGTGGCACTTAATCGTGGGGCAGAAGTGTATGCCACAGCTAGCCCAGTTGATTTTGATTATTTGAAGTCGCTAGGCTCAGTCGTGCCAGTTGACTATCATACTGCGTACGAAAAAGAATTACATGATTTCGATGGCGTCTTAGATACTATTGGTGGCGATGTGGCACGTCAATCAGCTGAAATTTTAAAACCCGGGGGTAAGTTGCGAAATTTAACGACGATACCAGCAAACATTCAGCAATACGATATTGATGTTCAACACACTTATTTAGAAGGGCGTGGAGAGCTATTACAATCCTTATTAAACGATTTGGCTGCGCAACGGGTGACAATTCGTATCGGTGAAATTTTACCCTTTAATCGGGAAAATATGATGGCTGTGCATGCAAGAGCACGCCAAAAATCATTGGTTGGGAAAACAATTTTAACTTGGTTTTAAATCTAGTGTAATAGGGTCTTGCCAAGAGAAATATATTCCTATATATTAGTAAACAATACAATTTTAATTCAGATAGGCGTGACTTTAATTTTGTTTAGCGCTATCTGAAATAAATTGATTAAATATAAATATGAATGTTTAGTATAATCGTCGGGGAATGGTCGACGAGTTCCTACCTGCACCGAAACGCAGACTACTAAATGACTTTTGACACACCCATTCTTTTTGGTTGGGTGTGTTTTATTTTCTCCTCGGTAACGATTAGACCAAGCATTCATTCAAATTGAGGAGTCAAAAATTATGGATCAGGTCACAACCAAGCCAAGTGCGTTTCAATCAATGATTTTAGGATTACAGCACGTTCTTGCTATGTATTCGGGTGGTATATTAGTTCCCTTGTTGATTGGCGCAGCATTGCAATTTACCCCACAACAAATGACATATCTTATTTCAGCAGACATATTTATGACTGGAATTGGGACGTTGTTACAGTTAAAGACGACGCGATTGACAGGAATTGCGATGCCAGTGGTTTTGGGGTCGGCGATTCAGTCGGTTTCGCCATTGATAAATATTGGTGGGACCCTAGGCATTGGGGCGATGTATGGTGCAACGATTGCAGCTGGTATCTTTGTATTCATAATCGCGGGGCTGTTTTCAAAATTGCGCCACTATTTTCCACCGGTTGTAACGGGTTCATTGATTACAGTGATTGGTTTATCGTTGATTCCGGTTGCGGTAACTAAAATTGGTGGCGGTGATGTGACAGCTAAGAGCTTTGGTAATGGGACTGCGTTATCAATTGCCTTGGTCACAATTGTAGTGACAATTTTAATGACAATTTTAGCAAAAGGCTTTTGGAAATCAATTGCGATTCTAATCGGAATTGCCATTGGCACTTTGTATGCCGGAATGATTGGACAAGTGTCATTGGCATCAGTTGCCGAAGCATCATGGTTTCATTTGCCGTTACCATTTTTCATGGGTGCACCGACGTTCCATCTTTCAGCTATGGTGACGATGATGATTATTGCGTTAACGTCAATGATTGAATCAACAGGTGTCTATTTCGCCCTTGCTGATTTAACTGGTACGAAGTTGACCGAAAAAAGCATTGCTAAAGGTTATCGAGCTGAAGGTTTAGCTGTCATTTTGTCAGGCGTTTTCAATACCTTCCCATATTCGACCTTTTCACAGAATGTCGGGGTTGTTCGGCTTTCGGGTGTTCGTTCAAAACAGCCAATTTACTATGCGGCATTGATTTTGTTGTTGATTGGCCTTTTACCAAAGTTTGGTGCACTCGCAACGATTATTCCTGACCCGGTACTTGGTGGGGCAATGTTGATTTTATTTGGTACGATTGGTGTTCAGGGTACGACAATTATGCGTCAAGTTGATTTTGGTGCTGAACGTAATCTGATGATTGCAGCGCTTTCAATCGGAGCTGGAATCGGCATTACGGTCTATCCACAACTCTTCCAACATATGCCAACAATGTTAAAGATTGTGATTCAAAATGCGGTGGTTGTCACTGCTGTGCTTGCAGTTATATTAAATATTGTGTTACCAGGTAGAGATAAAATGTTGGAGAATATCGCTTAATTAGGCTATGAAATAGTATATAATATACTAATTAAAATATTTATTTTGTTAAAGAATTGAAAGTTAAGAGGGAGAAACGCATGAAGTTGCTTGAAGAAAAAATCAGACAAGATGGGCGTGTCATTGGCACAGAAGTCCTAAAAGTTGATAATTTCTTGAATCACCAAATTGATCCTAAGTTAATGCAAGCAATGGGAAATGAATTTGCACAACTATTCAAGGGTCAACAAATTGATAAGGTATTAACAGTTGAATCATCTGGAATTGCACCAGCGGTGTTTACTGCCCTTGCATTGGACGTACCAATGGTCTTCGCACGTAAAAAAAAGTCATTGACGCTATCAGATGAAAATTATACTGCTGATGTCTTTTCATTTACTAAGCAAGAGACAAATCATATTATTGTTGATAAACGTTTTTTAACAGCTGGAGAACGCATTTTATTAATTGATGATTTTTTGGCTAATGGTCAAGCAGTCGAAGGCATGCTTGAAATTGCGCGTGCAGCATCAGTTGATGTGGTTGGTGTTGGTATTGTGATTGAAAAGACTTTCCAAAAAGGTCGGGCTATTTTGGATGAAAAGGGCATTCATGTTGAATCATTGGCACGCATCGCAGCTTTTGAAGATGGACAAGTTATTTTTGCTGATTAATTAAATTATCTAACAAAATGATGCAATTAAATGAATAACGTAAGTATCGAGAACGTGGTAGACACGTCGTTCACGATGCTTACGTTTTTTTGTAGTGGTTTTTTGGCGGTTGATTGCGTCGTTTTGGTAATTAACGGTTAAGTGAGTTTAAATTGTAGCTTACGCAGGCTAATATCGATTAAAAAGGGTGAGAAAGGTCAATGGCTTGAGTTTATCGAGATTTGGGCATTATTTCTTCAAAAATACATAGGATACTTTAAGTAAGTAAAAATGAATACTAAAACGACTAATGGGGGAATTATGGCAAATAAAAAGAATCAGAAAAAGTCAAATGTATCGACTTGGATTATTTTCGGAATTGGATTGCTCATTTTTAGTTATCCGATTTTTGCTCAGGCTTACCAAGCGATGCATCAAACTGGCGTGGTTGAAAATATTAATTATGATTATACACAAAATCGTCAAGCAACATTGGATGCGATGCAAGAAAAAGTAACTAAGCGCAATGATGAGATTAAGGCCCGTGCCGAAAAGAAGGAAGATGAAAAAGTTACCCAGGCGATGCAGGCACTGGGTAGCAAAAAGGCTTTTGAAAGTGGTAAAACGATTACTAATCTTGAAGGGCAAAAGGGTAAGGGAATTGGTGTATTGTCGATACCTGAGATTGGCGGCTTACGACTCCCAATTTTTGATGGTGTGAGTGAGAATGTTTTGCGAAATGGTGTGGGACTATTAGAGGGCACGTCAATCCCAGCTAAGAATCAAAAAGGCTTACATGCTGTTTTGACTTCCCATGCGGGCTTGCCAGAGTCACGGTTATTTACAAACTTAGGTAGTCTGAGTAAAGGTGATAAATTCTATATTGAAATTATGGGTAAAATAATTACGTATCAAGTGGATCGAATTACAGTGGTTAAACCTGAAAAGCTAGAAGGTTATTTTAAAATTGATCCCGAAAAAAACTATGCAACCTTGGTGACTTGTACACCATTGGGTATTAATTCACATCGGTTATTAGTCCGTGGGCATGAAATACCCGGTGAAACAGTGCCGAAAAATGGTGTGAAATCAGAATTTGTAATTGCGGTTGGATTTGTAATCGTGGCTGGTGGGCTCATCACATTCTTAATTAAGCGGCAACAAAAACGGCGAGCAGTTGAAAAGTTGAAAACAATCATTTAGAAGTAGCCATCATGTTGCAAAGAATGATTGATTGAAAAAGCGTATAATGTAAAGAAAAATCAACTGCGGGGTATGATATGGAAA from Weissella diestrammenae includes:
- a CDS encoding NADP-dependent oxidoreductase; its protein translation is MQAIQIKAFGGVDTFEMVEQNKPTLKPKQVLIKNVAVAIDPYDVKFVMGLMGEADKLPLIPGSSVVGEIVAVGDAVTDFQIGDRVAATRHLQTYAEYVPVGQSALAKVPDGLDNVIAVAAVLGAATGYQMIVRDLAVEAGQKILIQGGAGQVGAMAVQVALNRGAEVYATASPVDFDYLKSLGSVVPVDYHTAYEKELHDFDGVLDTIGGDVARQSAEILKPGGKLRNLTTIPANIQQYDIDVQHTYLEGRGELLQSLLNDLAAQRVTIRIGEILPFNRENMMAVHARARQKSLVGKTILTWF
- a CDS encoding xanthine phosphoribosyltransferase: MKLLEEKIRQDGRVIGTEVLKVDNFLNHQIDPKLMQAMGNEFAQLFKGQQIDKVLTVESSGIAPAVFTALALDVPMVFARKKKSLTLSDENYTADVFSFTKQETNHIIVDKRFLTAGERILLIDDFLANGQAVEGMLEIARAASVDVVGVGIVIEKTFQKGRAILDEKGIHVESLARIAAFEDGQVIFAD
- a CDS encoding class C sortase — encoded protein: MANKKNQKKSNVSTWIIFGIGLLIFSYPIFAQAYQAMHQTGVVENINYDYTQNRQATLDAMQEKVTKRNDEIKARAEKKEDEKVTQAMQALGSKKAFESGKTITNLEGQKGKGIGVLSIPEIGGLRLPIFDGVSENVLRNGVGLLEGTSIPAKNQKGLHAVLTSHAGLPESRLFTNLGSLSKGDKFYIEIMGKIITYQVDRITVVKPEKLEGYFKIDPEKNYATLVTCTPLGINSHRLLVRGHEIPGETVPKNGVKSEFVIAVGFVIVAGGLITFLIKRQQKRRAVEKLKTII
- a CDS encoding nucleobase:cation symporter-2 family protein; protein product: MDQVTTKPSAFQSMILGLQHVLAMYSGGILVPLLIGAALQFTPQQMTYLISADIFMTGIGTLLQLKTTRLTGIAMPVVLGSAIQSVSPLINIGGTLGIGAMYGATIAAGIFVFIIAGLFSKLRHYFPPVVTGSLITVIGLSLIPVAVTKIGGGDVTAKSFGNGTALSIALVTIVVTILMTILAKGFWKSIAILIGIAIGTLYAGMIGQVSLASVAEASWFHLPLPFFMGAPTFHLSAMVTMMIIALTSMIESTGVYFALADLTGTKLTEKSIAKGYRAEGLAVILSGVFNTFPYSTFSQNVGVVRLSGVRSKQPIYYAALILLLIGLLPKFGALATIIPDPVLGGAMLILFGTIGVQGTTIMRQVDFGAERNLMIAALSIGAGIGITVYPQLFQHMPTMLKIVIQNAVVVTAVLAVILNIVLPGRDKMLENIA